From a region of the Halolamina sp. CBA1230 genome:
- a CDS encoding ubiquitin-like small modifier protein 1: MNVELRFFATFRQAVGGKIVEREFPEGTTIGDVLRELEEEYDDLEGQLIEDGDLRPHINVLKSGREALHLDGMDTELGDGDRLSIFPPVAGG; this comes from the coding sequence ATGAACGTCGAACTCCGGTTTTTCGCGACGTTCCGGCAGGCAGTCGGGGGGAAGATCGTCGAACGGGAGTTTCCGGAGGGGACGACCATCGGCGACGTGCTCCGGGAGCTGGAGGAGGAGTACGACGATCTCGAGGGGCAACTGATCGAGGACGGCGACCTGCGGCCCCACATCAACGTGCTCAAGAGCGGGCGCGAGGCGCTCCACCTCGACGGGATGGACACCGAACTCGGGGACGGCGACCGGCTCAGCATCTTCCCGCCGGTGGCCGGCGGCTGA
- a CDS encoding aldehyde ferredoxin oxidoreductase family protein, translating into MTDLGGFQDHVARIDLNAGDVDYESIDDEDARKYIGARGLGVKYAFDNGPDVEPLGEENLLAFMNGPLTGTQAPMSGRIAVVTKSPLTDTVTDSHHGGWSGARLKWAGFDGLLFEGKAEDPVYAVVEDGEIELRDADHLWGYGVHDTMDAVEAEVDGAYGKNLSTMAIGPGGENQVRYACIINEDDRASGRGGTGAVMGSKNLKAVVVKSGTEMPKPADRETFMEGHKAAMQAIQESDVTAPNEGGLSVYGTNVLMNLTEEMDGLPTRNGRFTSTSMEAEEEPDEPNIDSEKVSGENVEENILVDDPTCHSCPVACKKEVEVDVHHKGQDLNIRMESYEYESAWALGPNSMNDDRDKTALLMDRCNDYGIDTIDSGNMLAFAMEAAEKGYLDEFDETLEWGDVDAMVEMLEKIAGRETDLADVLAEGQKRAAAELDAHDCRLDVKGQSIAAYDPRGLKGMGIGYATSNRGACHLRGYTPAAEILGIPEKVDPTEWEGKGELTATFQDLHAISDSFDICKFNAFAEGVEEYIDQYNGMTGRSVGEEELMEAGERVYNLERYYNNLAGFDGDDDSLPDRFVEGAEDAVPAGGGIAGELCELDAMKEEYYDHRGWVDGVVPDEKLDDLGIDVGPGTGVSASGTAPADD; encoded by the coding sequence ATGACTGATCTCGGCGGCTTCCAGGACCACGTCGCTCGCATCGACCTGAACGCGGGCGACGTCGACTACGAGAGCATCGACGACGAGGACGCCCGCAAGTACATCGGCGCGCGCGGCCTCGGCGTGAAGTACGCGTTCGACAACGGCCCCGACGTCGAACCGCTGGGCGAGGAGAACCTCCTCGCCTTCATGAACGGACCGCTCACGGGGACCCAGGCGCCGATGAGCGGTCGCATCGCCGTCGTCACCAAATCCCCGCTGACGGACACGGTGACCGACTCCCACCACGGCGGATGGAGCGGCGCCCGCCTGAAGTGGGCCGGCTTCGACGGCCTGCTGTTCGAGGGGAAGGCGGAGGACCCCGTCTACGCCGTCGTCGAGGACGGCGAGATCGAACTCCGGGACGCCGACCACCTCTGGGGGTACGGCGTCCACGACACGATGGACGCCGTCGAGGCCGAAGTCGACGGCGCGTACGGCAAGAACCTCTCGACGATGGCGATCGGCCCCGGCGGCGAGAACCAGGTGCGCTACGCCTGCATCATCAACGAGGACGACCGCGCCTCCGGGCGGGGCGGCACCGGCGCGGTTATGGGGTCGAAGAACCTCAAAGCCGTCGTCGTCAAGTCCGGGACCGAGATGCCCAAGCCCGCCGACCGCGAGACGTTCATGGAGGGCCACAAGGCGGCGATGCAGGCGATCCAGGAGTCCGACGTGACCGCGCCCAACGAGGGCGGGCTCTCGGTGTACGGGACGAACGTGCTGATGAACCTCACCGAGGAGATGGACGGGCTCCCGACCCGGAACGGGCGGTTCACCTCCACCAGCATGGAGGCCGAGGAGGAGCCGGACGAACCCAACATCGACTCCGAGAAGGTCTCCGGCGAGAACGTCGAGGAGAACATCCTCGTCGACGACCCGACGTGTCACTCCTGCCCGGTCGCCTGTAAGAAGGAGGTCGAGGTCGACGTCCACCACAAGGGCCAGGATCTCAACATCCGGATGGAGTCCTACGAGTACGAGTCCGCGTGGGCGCTGGGCCCGAACTCGATGAACGACGACCGGGACAAGACCGCGCTGCTGATGGACCGCTGTAACGACTACGGCATCGACACCATCGACAGCGGGAACATGCTCGCGTTCGCGATGGAGGCCGCCGAGAAAGGGTACCTCGACGAGTTCGACGAGACCCTGGAGTGGGGCGACGTGGACGCGATGGTCGAGATGCTCGAGAAGATCGCGGGCCGCGAGACCGACCTCGCGGACGTGCTCGCGGAGGGGCAGAAGCGCGCCGCCGCCGAACTCGACGCCCACGACTGCCGCCTCGACGTGAAGGGGCAGTCTATCGCCGCCTACGACCCGCGCGGCCTGAAGGGGATGGGGATCGGCTACGCCACCTCGAACCGCGGCGCCTGCCACCTGCGCGGCTACACGCCCGCGGCGGAGATCCTCGGCATCCCGGAGAAGGTCGACCCCACCGAGTGGGAGGGGAAGGGCGAACTCACCGCGACGTTCCAGGACCTCCACGCCATCTCGGACTCCTTCGACATCTGCAAGTTCAACGCCTTCGCGGAGGGTGTCGAGGAGTACATCGACCAGTACAACGGGATGACCGGCCGCTCCGTCGGCGAGGAGGAGCTGATGGAGGCCGGCGAGCGCGTGTACAACCTCGAACGCTACTACAACAACCTCGCCGGATTCGACGGCGACGACGACTCGCTGCCGGACCGCTTCGTCGAGGGCGCCGAGGACGCGGTGCCCGCCGGCGGCGGGATCGCGGGCGAACTCTGCGAACTCGACGCGATGAAGGAGGAGTACTACGACCACCGCGGCTGGGTCGACGGCGTCGTCCCCGACGAGAAACTCGACGACCTGGGGATCGACGTCGGCCCGGGCACCGGCGTCTCCGCGAGCGGCACGGCGCCGGCCGACGATTGA
- a CDS encoding zinc-binding dehydrogenase: protein MRTAHITQYGAPEDALSVVDAETPEPGPDEVRVAVEAVALNHLDVFARKGHPEDDGAFPKRTGSDMAGVVDAVGDDADDGWVGEEVVVYPGVSCRDCEFCMAGEQTMCHDYQIIGEDRPGGLAEYAVVPEWCLEPKPDSLDFVTAAAVPVTFTTAWRMIVGAGELRPAETALILGASGGVGNAALQIAERLGATTFAATSTDEKAAIVGEHADELIDYTEVAFDEAVMELTDGRGVDLVADHVGQATWQQSIDSLAMGGRMVICGATSGPDPDIDIRSVYQHHRQIRGAPMGNRQEFRDVLSLVADGELEPRIDRVLPLDRIAEGHAAIENRDVIGKVVIRP from the coding sequence ATGCGGACTGCACACATCACCCAGTACGGTGCCCCCGAAGACGCGCTCTCGGTCGTCGACGCCGAGACGCCCGAACCGGGACCGGACGAGGTCCGTGTGGCCGTCGAGGCGGTCGCGCTGAACCACCTCGACGTGTTCGCCCGGAAGGGACATCCCGAGGACGACGGCGCGTTCCCGAAACGGACCGGCAGCGACATGGCGGGGGTCGTCGACGCCGTCGGCGACGACGCGGACGACGGCTGGGTCGGCGAGGAGGTGGTGGTCTACCCCGGCGTGAGCTGCCGGGACTGTGAGTTCTGCATGGCGGGCGAGCAGACGATGTGTCACGACTACCAGATCATCGGCGAGGACCGGCCGGGCGGTCTCGCGGAGTACGCCGTCGTCCCCGAGTGGTGTCTCGAACCCAAACCCGACTCGCTCGACTTCGTCACCGCCGCGGCGGTGCCCGTGACGTTCACGACCGCGTGGCGGATGATCGTCGGTGCGGGCGAGCTCCGGCCGGCCGAGACCGCGCTGATCCTCGGCGCCAGCGGCGGCGTGGGCAACGCCGCGCTCCAGATCGCCGAACGGTTGGGCGCGACGACGTTCGCCGCCACCTCCACCGACGAGAAGGCCGCGATCGTCGGCGAGCACGCCGACGAGCTGATCGACTACACCGAGGTCGCGTTCGACGAGGCCGTGATGGAGCTGACCGACGGCCGCGGCGTCGACCTCGTCGCCGATCACGTCGGGCAGGCGACGTGGCAGCAGTCCATCGACTCGCTGGCGATGGGGGGCCGGATGGTGATCTGTGGCGCTACGTCCGGGCCCGACCCCGACATCGACATCCGCTCGGTGTACCAACACCACCGCCAGATCCGTGGGGCACCGATGGGGAACCGACAGGAGTTCCGGGACGTCCTCTCGCTCGTCGCCGACGGCGAGCTCGAGCCGCGGATCGACCGGGTGCTCCCCCTGGATCGGATCGCCGAGGGACACGCCGCCATCGAGAACCGTGACGTGATCGGGAAGGTGGTGATCCGACCCTGA